One window of Hymenobacter sp. BRD128 genomic DNA carries:
- a CDS encoding DUF4199 domain-containing protein: MQPEDLKGSASVRGAAAPGLVGQLGLRFGVGAGLVCAAWLLFLQWSGNNPFSPKQIMGLLVVPFVAAGSQWFLRYKLAPARPGVGRTLAVGGLTVLLAASMAAASVWALAHTVGEQELARNRSELIEITKVQQRLRPKEKRNAAFEKQELAQAGALSVNDLARGTFTWTILLGLLLAVPSGIFLRK, translated from the coding sequence ATGCAGCCAGAAGATTTAAAAGGTAGTGCCAGTGTCAGGGGGGCAGCTGCCCCAGGGCTAGTGGGGCAGTTGGGGCTGCGCTTTGGCGTGGGAGCCGGGCTAGTGTGTGCCGCCTGGCTGCTTTTTTTGCAGTGGTCGGGTAATAATCCATTCAGTCCCAAGCAGATAATGGGCCTGCTGGTGGTGCCCTTCGTGGCGGCGGGCAGCCAGTGGTTTTTGCGCTATAAGCTAGCGCCGGCCCGGCCTGGCGTGGGCCGGACCCTGGCCGTGGGCGGCCTGACCGTACTGCTGGCCGCCAGCATGGCCGCCGCCAGCGTGTGGGCGTTGGCCCACACCGTGGGCGAGCAAGAACTGGCCCGTAACCGCAGCGAGCTGATTGAAATAACTAAGGTGCAGCAGCGGCTGCGACCCAAGGAAAAGCGCAACGCCGCTTTTGAAAAACAGGAGTTGGCGCAAGCAGGTGCCTTGTCAGTGAATGACTTGGCTAGGGGTACATTTACGTGGACTATTTTGCTGGGCCTGCTGCTGGCGGTGCCGAGTGGTATATTTTTGCGCAAGTAG
- a CDS encoding glycosyltransferase family 2 protein, which translates to MNKLAASFPVELSIVIPLLNEAESLPELTRWIQRVLTARGLSYEVILIDDGSTDDSWVVIEALAGQDMALRGIRFNRNYGKSAALNVGFSAARGRVVCTMDADLQDSPEELPELYRMITEDDYDLISGWKQKRYDPLSKTIPTKLFNGATRAISGIQLHDFNCGLKAYDQRVVKSIEVYGEMHRYIPVIAKWAGFRKIGEKIVQHQERKYGVTKFGLERFIYGFLDLASITFVSRFRRRPMHFFGTLGTLSFFLGMILTLWLTGEKVWLSLHNLRARNVTEQPLFFLSLVAVIIGVQLFLAGFLAEMVQLNGPRRNDYLVRETLR; encoded by the coding sequence TTGAATAAGCTAGCTGCCAGCTTTCCGGTGGAGCTTTCCATCGTTATTCCCCTGCTCAATGAAGCCGAATCCTTGCCCGAGCTCACGCGCTGGATTCAGCGCGTGCTCACGGCGCGGGGCCTTTCCTACGAGGTTATTCTGATTGACGACGGCTCGACCGACGATTCGTGGGTAGTAATTGAGGCGCTGGCGGGCCAAGACATGGCCTTGCGTGGTATTCGCTTCAATCGCAACTACGGCAAGTCGGCGGCGCTGAACGTGGGCTTCAGCGCGGCGCGCGGCCGGGTGGTGTGCACCATGGATGCCGACCTGCAAGACTCGCCCGAAGAGTTACCCGAGCTCTACCGCATGATAACCGAGGATGATTACGACCTGATAAGCGGCTGGAAGCAAAAGCGTTATGACCCGCTCTCTAAAACCATTCCGACCAAGCTGTTTAACGGGGCTACGCGGGCAATTTCAGGCATTCAGCTGCACGATTTTAACTGTGGCCTCAAGGCCTATGACCAGCGCGTGGTAAAGAGCATCGAGGTCTACGGCGAGATGCACCGCTACATCCCGGTCATTGCTAAGTGGGCGGGCTTCAGGAAGATAGGTGAAAAAATAGTGCAGCACCAGGAGCGCAAGTACGGTGTAACCAAGTTTGGGCTGGAGCGCTTCATCTACGGCTTTCTCGACTTGGCTAGCATCACCTTCGTGAGTCGGTTTCGGCGGCGGCCGATGCACTTTTTTGGTACGCTGGGCACGCTTTCCTTTTTCCTGGGCATGATACTCACGTTGTGGCTCACGGGCGAGAAGGTGTGGCTGTCGCTGCACAACCTGCGGGCGCGCAACGTGACCGAGCAGCCACTGTTTTTTCTGTCGCTGGTGGCAGTTATAATTGGGGTGCAGCTATTTTTGGCCGGGTTTCTGGCCGAGATGGTGCAGCTCAACGGCCCGCGTCGCAACGACTACCTGGTCCGCGAAACCCTGCGATGA
- a CDS encoding DUF4199 domain-containing protein codes for MQTATPSVSTAAVGGRYGLLTGLVSVIVSFGIYALHLEQNAAVRFLTMAVLVVGIILAMRSFKEQNAGFMNYGQGLGVGMTVAGVVGLLSAAFTYVYTTFVDPEMMTRVMDKARADMEAKGTMSDAQIDQAMAMSAKFTTGPFMLIFAVVGTLVLGLIISLIAAAFVKNPKPEFE; via the coding sequence ATGCAAACTGCTACGCCTTCTGTTTCTACTGCCGCCGTGGGTGGGCGGTATGGCCTGCTCACCGGCCTAGTGAGCGTCATCGTTTCGTTTGGTATCTACGCCTTGCATCTGGAGCAAAACGCGGCCGTGCGCTTTTTGACAATGGCGGTGCTGGTGGTGGGCATTATTCTGGCGATGCGCAGCTTTAAAGAGCAAAATGCCGGATTTATGAATTACGGTCAGGGCCTAGGTGTCGGCATGACAGTAGCTGGTGTAGTAGGGTTGTTGAGTGCGGCATTCACGTATGTCTACACCACGTTTGTAGACCCCGAAATGATGACACGCGTGATGGACAAGGCGCGGGCCGATATGGAAGCCAAAGGCACCATGTCGGATGCGCAAATAGACCAGGCGATGGCAATGTCAGCCAAGTTCACGACTGGGCCTTTTATGTTGATTTTTGCCGTAGTAGGTACTCTTGTCTTAGGATTGATTATCAGCTTAATAGCGGCCGCCTTTGTTAAAAATCCCAAACCCGAGTTTGAATAA